In Deltaproteobacteria bacterium, the following are encoded in one genomic region:
- a CDS encoding GvpL/GvpF family gas vesicle protein, whose translation MKGAIQYIPAYLPKGRYLYGIIRAEGKPDLPSIGLRRAKVYTVNFKNIAAVVSDHPLIKIRPVREDLTSHHEVIKEVIKNFTIIPMAFGHIVRSAGELRRVLEVNYPRIDQELERLCNKVEMSLRILWDVDNIFEYFLNRDRELRDFRDTIFGRSRQPTQGEKIELGRLFESKLNQERQKHAERVLKVLSGYTVDAKINPPTHEKMVMNGVFLVEKGKEGLFEGAVHRVAALFDGNFTFDYSGPWAPHNFIELELAELGSLTHYKMKIANCKNQNGVHS comes from the coding sequence ATGAAAGGCGCCATTCAATATATTCCCGCGTATCTCCCGAAGGGGAGGTATCTCTACGGGATCATACGGGCGGAAGGTAAGCCGGACCTTCCATCGATCGGCCTCAGAAGGGCCAAGGTTTACACCGTCAACTTTAAGAACATCGCGGCTGTGGTGAGTGATCACCCCCTGATCAAGATAAGACCGGTAAGAGAGGACCTCACCTCGCACCACGAGGTAATTAAGGAGGTGATCAAAAACTTCACTATCATTCCCATGGCCTTCGGCCACATCGTCCGCAGCGCCGGGGAACTCCGCCGCGTCCTTGAAGTTAACTACCCTCGCATTGATCAGGAGTTAGAGCGCCTCTGCAACAAAGTAGAGATGAGCTTAAGGATCCTCTGGGACGTGGATAATATCTTTGAATACTTCCTCAACAGGGATCGGGAGCTGCGCGATTTCCGCGATACGATCTTCGGGCGCTCCCGCCAGCCCACCCAGGGCGAAAAGATTGAGCTCGGACGCCTGTTTGAAAGCAAGCTCAACCAGGAAAGGCAAAAACATGCCGAGAGGGTGCTGAAGGTCCTCAGCGGTTACACGGTGGATGCCAAGATCAATCCGCCGACCCACGAGAAGATGGTCATGAATGGGGTTTTTCTCGTTGAGAAAGGGAAGGAAGGGCTTTTTGAGGGGGCGGTTCATCGGGTGGCGGCCCTTTTTGATGGCAACTTCACCTTTGATTACAGCGGGCCGTGGGCGCCGCACAACTTCATCGAGCTTGAGCTAGCCGAGCTGGGGTCGCTTACACATTACAAAATGAAGATTGCA